In the genome of Myxococcota bacterium, the window TCACCTGGGCGGGCGGCGCATTGTACGCCGAACTAGTCGCTGTCGTCCGATCGATCGTGGTCCTCGCTGCCGTCGCTCTTGTCTTCCTTCTCGCGATCGGTGCCGAGGATCAGCTTGAGTCTCTCCTGGATGATCGGGAGCCTCGGGTCGTCGAACTTCAGCTGATCCGATCCCGGGTACTTCTTGATCTCGTTGCGCACGTTCTGGATGCGCTCGTCGGTCGCGGGATGGGTGGCGAGAAACTGCACGCCGCCGCCGCTGCCGTACTCCTTCTTGAGCGTCTCGAACAAGGTGACCATGCCCTCGGGGTTCCAGCCGGCGTTGGTCATGGTCTCGACTCCCAGCGCGTCGGCCTGGCGCTCCGCGTCGCGCGAGAAGGTGGTCATGAACGCCTGACCCGCGACGCCCGCGCCGACGCCGCCCAGGTTCCCGAGATAGGGGTTGCCGGTCACGATCGCGACCGCGAGCGCGAAGACGTTCGCCACGAAGCTCGTGCCCTTGGCCTTGTTGATGTTCTTGGCCACGTGGCGCGCAGTCACATGGCCCATCTCGTGCGACATCACGCCCGCGAGCTCGGCGCCGTTCTTCACCGCCAGGAGCAGCCCGGTGCGGATGTACACGGCGCCGCCCGGAATGGCGTCGGCGTTGATCGCCTCGTCCTCGACCAGATAGAAGCGGAACTCGAACGGCGAGGGCCGCGCCGAGGCCGCGAGCTGGGCGCCGAACTGGCGGATGTAGTTCACGCACACCGGGTCGCGGACGAAGGTCATCTCCTTGCGCCGCTGGGCCTGGATCTGCGCGCCGATCTCCTTCTCTTCCTCCACCGAGATGGTGCCGCAGGCGCTGGTGGCGGCCGCGAGCGCGACCAGCGCCGTGACCTTGCGGAGCGTTCGCGCGGTCACTCGGCCCCCTCTTCGACTGCCTGCGCCTGGGTTTTCTCCAGGGTCGCGATGACGGCCCGGATCACCGACACCACCGCGGTGTCGAACTGTACGTTGTCCACGATCGGCAATCCGTAGCGCTCGGCTTCAGCGACGAGATAGCGCTGGATGGCCAGGATCTCGTCGAAGTGCTCGAGGTAGCGGTCCGCCGAGCGGTTGCGGGCCTTCATGTTGCGGGTCGAGAAGCGCCCCCGGTACGCCTCGGGGTCGAGCGCACCCGTCATCACGAACGTCACGTGCGCCCGGCCGGCGAAGCGCCCCAGCTCGAGCATGCCCGGCACCAGGTTGGCGCCCTCGATGAGAAGACTCGTGTTCTCCTCGACCGCGCGCTCGAGCAGTGCGTGCACGCCGACCGCGATCTTCTGTGCCTGCTCGCGGAAGCCCACGACGACCGGGTCGCCGACCAGCGAGGTGGCGCGCGGCAGCGCGAGGTAGGCGTCGAAGGTGGAGCAGTGGATCTCGGGCATGAGGTCCGGCGAGAACATGAGACGCATGATCTGGCGGATCGAGTCGGTGCCGATCACGCGCGGCAGCTCGAGGCGCCGCGCGACCTCGATCGCGAGCGACGTCTTGCCGGAGCCGGTGGCGCCGCCGATCAGCACCAGGCTGGGCTTCCCGTCGTCGCGCGCAGCGCGCCACAGCCGGTACCAGGCGGCCGGGATGGGGCCGTCGGTGCGCTCGATCGTGGCGGCGACCAGGTGCCGCAGCTCCGTGCGGTCGATCGCCGAGCGGCCCTGACTCAGGAGACTCTGCTCGATCTCGCGCGCCGCGTCGTAGGCGTCCGTGGGCTCCAAGCCCGCGCCCATCAGCGAGACCGCCAGGATGCCCTTCGAGAACGGGCTCCACGAGCCGTCCTCCTCGATCACGCGCGGCGGCTCGACGGGCGTGATCGCGCCGAGCGCGTCGAGGTCGTAGCGGTCGTCGAGCAGCTCTTCGACCAGGGTGGAGAGCTCATCGACCCCCACCTTCCCGCGCGCCGCGATCCGGTCGCGCACCGCGGTCGCGGTCTGAAAGGCGACATCGAACGGAACGCCCCGCGTCACCAGTGACTGCACGAGGATCCCGCGCATGAACGGCCGCGGCCCGTCGGGGCCGACGACCACCAGGACTGGCTCTTCCACGGAAAGTCGACGGTATCAAAAGAGCTTGTGGCCAGCGAGGATGCGCAG includes:
- a CDS encoding M48 family metallopeptidase → MTARTLRKVTALVALAAATSACGTISVEEEKEIGAQIQAQRRKEMTFVRDPVCVNYIRQFGAQLAASARPSPFEFRFYLVEDEAINADAIPGGAVYIRTGLLLAVKNGAELAGVMSHEMGHVTARHVAKNINKAKGTSFVANVFALAVAIVTGNPYLGNLGGVGAGVAGQAFMTTFSRDAERQADALGVETMTNAGWNPEGMVTLFETLKKEYGSGGGVQFLATHPATDERIQNVRNEIKKYPGSDQLKFDDPRLPIIQERLKLILGTDREKEDKSDGSEDHDRSDDSD
- a CDS encoding ATP cone domain-containing protein; the encoded protein is MEEPVLVVVGPDGPRPFMRGILVQSLVTRGVPFDVAFQTATAVRDRIAARGKVGVDELSTLVEELLDDRYDLDALGAITPVEPPRVIEEDGSWSPFSKGILAVSLMGAGLEPTDAYDAAREIEQSLLSQGRSAIDRTELRHLVAATIERTDGPIPAAWYRLWRAARDDGKPSLVLIGGATGSGKTSLAIEVARRLELPRVIGTDSIRQIMRLMFSPDLMPEIHCSTFDAYLALPRATSLVGDPVVVGFREQAQKIAVGVHALLERAVEENTSLLIEGANLVPGMLELGRFAGRAHVTFVMTGALDPEAYRGRFSTRNMKARNRSADRYLEHFDEILAIQRYLVAEAERYGLPIVDNVQFDTAVVSVIRAVIATLEKTQAQAVEEGAE